The Piliocolobus tephrosceles isolate RC106 chromosome 10, ASM277652v3, whole genome shotgun sequence nucleotide sequence GGGATGTTCCACTAATTCACCTATCCTACCCCGCCCCTCCCAGCTCTACATAGAGAAACTTGAGTCAACTCTGAGTCCTAGCACTGGGCAAGGGAGGAACAGCTGCAGTGTTAGAGAAGCAGCCAGATTTCCTCTTCCCCACATTAACTTCCCTGGCATTACAACTTGAtgccatctgcccacctccctTCACCCTTCCAAGTCCAGCTGTCATTTCAGCAGGAGGGAGAGCACCCTCCTTCATTACAGCTTACCACCCTCTCCTTGCCTCCCACCCTCTGGCAAGCCTGGGGAGCAGCTGGCAGGAAAGAGATGGCACAGCTGGTGGTGGTGAGAGCAGAACCTGTTCCAGGAGCTATGGCAGAGCCAGGCTGTCTCTTACCTTCCTGCTGGGTCTCTGGGGACCACACCCTGCCCCAGCTCTAAATGAGAATGCCAGTAACAGCCAAAGACTTGGGAAAAAGCAAAGAACATTGTCTCTTGACCCTGAGTGACCCAGAAGCGTGCAGAGATGACGATTTGCTAGTCTGCCTGTTGGAAGAAAGGCAGTATGGTACCTTCCACCCCAGGTCAAGTAGAGCAGCTTGGTGTGAATCCAGAGACTGAGTCATCCAAGTGATCCATGCAGGGGCTGGGGTCATCTTCATTATTCATCGTGGGGGAAGGTTGAGAAAAAGTTGTGGTTGGGGCCTCTGATCTCCCTTCTCTCCAGGCAGCTGTCTTTACTCAGTGTGAATATAGAAGCAGGTGGTCAATGGGGAAAACCAGGAGTTCAGGAACTCTCAGGGGAGTCTGTTTCAGTTCCTACCCCACCCTTGACAGTGACCCAGCTGTCTCCCAAAAAGAAGGGACAGGGTCTGCCCTCCCAATTTCTCCCTCCCACATTGGCGCCTCCTGGGCTGTGCCGTGCCCATCATTAGTGAGATTGGCCCAggcttctccctcttcttttcctttgctaGAGGCCACCCCACTTTCAGCTTAGAGGGCAGCTAAGCCAAAGCCAGATTAGAAAGGGTTTTGTGTTGCTGCCCACGGCTCCTCTCATTcccaggaaaggaaaacaaaggctCAGTCTATCTTGGCCCCTGTCAGGTGTCCTGCCCACTCCCTCAGCCCCCACCAACCCCTTCCCCGCTCTAGCCCCCACACATTCCAGTGGGTAGGGGCACCGGATGTGGAATCTCCTGGCTGACTAGAGCTTTGGGGTGGGAAGTGAAAAATTCAGCAGCCAATAAAGGAGAACAATTATTGCGGGGGTGGAGGAGGGCAAAAAACATTGGCAGAAGGTTGGGGACACCAACCCCATGGTAGTAATGGTAACCACAGCCCATACCttgattgaaaagaaaaactagtgTCTAAGGCAGAAGGGAgggagcatgtgtgtgtgtgtgtgtgtgtgtgttccttgaTCTGTGTGGGCGAAGGCTTGGAAGAGCAACTGAGAGCTGAGGAGAAACCCCTGGGATATCCTCTTTTGACCCAAGGTTTCTGGGGAGGGGTTTGTGCTCCCATCCTACCCCAGCTTCAGGGAGGGGCCCAATTTCCCTCTCCAACTTCTTGCATAGATCCCTGGGCCTCCAATCACTGCCAGATGTGTCCCTCCTGCTGGATTTTCCCAGTTTTTCCATGCCCCTTTTTCCCTCCCAGCTTTTTCCTCAGGGATATCACCCCAggttttccctcccttcccccactcaGCTGCAGGAACTCCTTTTTGGGGGTTGGAGCTGGTATGTTTCTAGTCAGCTCCGAGCTTGGCTCTCCTGGGAATCCTGGGAGTGAGAGGAAGGAGCTGGGTTTATTTGCATGTACTGGTAGTCATTTGCATCACATCCAAAAATGGCCAAAATTATGAGCCCTGATTCTTGGCTGAACTGCCACTGCTGCAAGGGAATATTAGTTCTGGAGACCACCCCCAACTAGCCGGGTGAGCtcatctcctccctcctccaacccCCCAGTGTGGCCCAGGCCTATATGAACCAGAGAAAGCTGGACCATGAGGTGAAGACCCTACAGGTCCAGGCTGCCCAATTTGCCAAGCAGACAGGCCAGTGGATCGGAATGGTGGAGAACTTCAACCAGGCACTCAAGGTGGGCCATACTCCCTACCTCACCACCCCAATCCTGGGTCCCCATTGGCTGCCTCCAGTCAGTTTACCTCAGGTTTAGGTCAAGGAGGAAGTAGCGTGGTCCCAGAAACCCCATCTATAGCCCCAGTGTCAGAaaagatagagagaaagaaaagcagttgGTGGGTCCAAGTAAAGCCTTTTCCAGGAGATGAATAAAACGTATTCCCCAGACTGGAAGCCATACTCTACCCATTCTGATTCCTGGGCTCCCACCTCCTCTCCCCCTTCCCAGGAAATTGGGGATGTGGAGAACTGGGCTCGGAGCATCGAGCTGGACATGCGCACCATTGCCACTGCACTGGAATATGTCTACAAAGGGCAACTGCAATCTGCCCCTTCCTAGCCCCTGttccctcccccgaccccatcCCTCCTACCTCACCCacagggggaaggaaggaggctgACAAGCCTTGAATAAAACACAAGCCTCCATTTCTCTGTGGTGTGTTTCGAAGAGCTCCTAGCTCCtgtgttgggggtgggagtggaaGGTTCAAAGGTGGTTTCCCTGAGGGACAGGTATCTTTTGGGTAGAGGGTGGAACTAGCTTCCTCTTACTGTCCCAACTCTCTTCTCCTCCATGGCGTTTGTGCAGGTGTCTGTTAGGCAAGCAGAGGGCGGGAGTTCCCATCCCTCCTGAGAAGGTCCTAGTAGCCCTGCCCCAAGCTTCCTAATTCAGGACTTATTTCCTACAGAAGAGAAACAAGGCAAGGTACAGGCCTGGTCCCCAGCTCTGGCTCTCTGCCTCTCCACGTGCTCATGGCCTCTCCCAGGCTAACAGTAAGCAGTGTCATGAGTCTGAGCCAGGTGGGAGATTAATTCCTGGGGGCGCTTCAGGGCTGAGAAGGGGGAGGAATGACAGGTCCAGTAACCGTTACCAACAGAGCAGTGCAGCTGCCATCCTTGACAGCTCCCTTCTCCTCGGAGACCATGACATAGATGGTCAGGAACCCAGGCTGAGAAACACAGCCAAGGGGTGGGGGGAGCCTAGGCAAATCTGGCCTCTGCCAAGTCCTGGCTTCAGCCAGACAAGCAagctccagcctccctggctcctcctccttcccagccCCATCCCCACCCTGTCACACATACACTTAATACGCCTGGCATCCAAGTCCACCCACTCCAGACTTTGGCCTTAGCAGTAGCTAGTGTGGGAGGCTGGGAAGATTGGGAGGAGTCtcttaaacaaaagcaaaagaatcaGCTTTGGGTGCTGTAGTACCTGCCAGCTTTCCCCCCAGGAGGTAAGTAGATACTGGGAGCTGGGGGAACTATGAGAAGACTAGCTAGATATTACATGTATTGCCAACTCAAAACTTTCAGCTTTTAACATGCTTCCTCACACATTGTCCCCTTTGATCCTCCACAACTCTGAGGTGGACCTGGTGGGTCTTAGCCCCACTTCGTAGGTGAGAAAATAGGTTGAGAGAGACAGTGAGATGCTCAGCATCACACAGCAAATCTGAGGCCACCAAGACTAAATGCAGGGTTCTTGGCCCTATACATCATTCCAAACACAAGACCCAGGTTGCATATAGAAGGTTCAGTGTCCCTGGTTTAGTAGGAGAGAAAGTGTGAGGCAAGCAAGAAGATGCCTCTGCTCCATACAGCAGGTCTGTACACAGGACCTGGCTCCTGTGGCTTTAGTTAAATTAGCCACAAATACAGGGTCTGCCCACATCTTTGCTTTGCACAGATGAGCCATAGTTGGCCAATTATCTGCCAACCAGATAATTTCTCAATATGCTCACACCAGATGCTTCCAGCTAGGGAAGGTATTAGGGGAAACGGCTTGAGGGCCGCAGTAAACTGGACAAGTTTTTCTGCCCAGCCTAGGCTGCCACCTGTAGGTCACTTGGGCTCCAGCTAtgtggctgcctctgctgctggGTGCCTTACTCTGGGCAGTGCTGTGGTTGCTCAGGGACCGGCAGAGCCTGCCCGCCAGCGATGCCTTTGTCTTCATCACCGGCTGTGACTCAGGCTTTGGGCGCCTTCTGGCACTGCAGCTGGACCAGAGAGGCTTCCGAGTCCTGGCCAGCTGCCTGACCCCCTCTGGGGCCGAGGACCTACAGCGGGTAGCCTCCTCCCGCCTCCACGCTACCCTGCTGGATATCACTGATCCCCAGAGCGTCCAGCAGGCAGCCAAGTGGGTGGAGACGCACGTTAAGGAAGCAGGTAAGTATGGTAGACCACCAGGGATATGGTGTGGGGTGTCCTGATCCCCACAGTGACCCCAGGAGTCACCTGCAAGGGCTGTGGTAAGCTAAAGGGACTATTTGAGGAGGAGCAGTTTTCAGATGCTCCCAGGAAGAAGAGGGGGCTGTGGGAGTGCCTTACCTACCCCCAGCATCCTTCTCATCTCCCCACAGGGCTTTTTGGTCTGGTGAATAATGCTGGTGTGGCTGGTATCATCGGACCCACACCATGGCTGACCCGGGATGATTTCCAGCGGGTGCTGAATGTGAACACAATGGGTCCCATCGGGGTCACCCTTGccctgctgcctctgctgcagCAAGCCCGGGGCCGGGTGATCAACATCACTAGCGTCCTGGGTCGCCTGGCAGCCAATGGTGGGGGCTACTGTGTCTCCAAATTTGGCCTGGAGGCCTTCTCTGACAGTCTGAGGTGAGGGGTACAGGGCTCTGGGTTCCAGGACTAAGAGCAGCCCACTCAACAAACATGGGCCAGCAGAGATGGTTAAGATACAGCACATTGGAATAAAGACAGTTTAAGGCTAGACTTCATGAGTTCAAACCCCACCCTTATGTAAGCTTTGTGACCATAAGTAGATTACTtctctttacccatttttaacgcatttgttttttgttttttgtgatggagtctcgctctgtcgccgggctggagtgcagtggcacgatcttggctcaccacaacctccacctcccggtttcaagcgattctcctgcctcagcctcccaagtagctggggttacaggcacgtgccaccatgcccggctaatttttgtatttttagtagagatggggtttcactatgttggccaggttggtctctaactcctgacctcgtgatctgcccgcctcggcctcccaaagtgctgggattacagatgtgagccaccacgcctggccttgccTCTCTCTCATCTTTAAACAATAAGGTTCAAAGTTCCATGGGAGCATGAAGGAGACATGATGAGGACAACAGGGGAGCAGGGCCTGagttctttttgtttggtttttgtttttttgtttgagttttcctcttgttgcctaggctggagtgcaatggcaagatctcagctcactgcaacccctgcctctcaggttcatgcaattgtcctgccttagcctcccagttagctgggattacaggcacccgccaccactcccagctaatttttttgtatttttagtagagatggggccaggctggtttcgaactcctgacctcaggtgatccacctgcatgagccaccacacacagctcaAGGCCTGAGTTCTTAGCAGAAGTACAAGGCGCCTAAGCTTAGACCACCTTCTAAGGAAGCCTGCCTTTGTCACCATCACTCAGCAGATAATCTGAATGTCTCCTTTTGTCCCTGTCTCTCAGCCTGAATTTTCCAGGCAGCATCATGGAACACGCGcttttttagttttgagacaaggccttgttgtcacccaggatggagtgcaatggtgcagtcacagcccactgcagcttcaaactcctaggctcaagcagctCAAGCGAtacttatgcctcagcctcctgagtaactgagaccacaggcgcgtgccagcatgcctggctagtattttttttatagatgggGTCTTGTGGTGGTgaccagacttgtctcaaactcccggcctcaagtgatgcttccgcctgggcctcccaaagtgttgggattataggcgtgagccactgcatacTGGAACACATACTTTATACTTGtattttttctcccctcccctcctgctcCTTACCTATACTTGGATTTCTACATCTGTGCCAGAGCAATGGGATGTATCCCCACTTTCCCCATCAGCTTACCCTCCAGCAAACATGAGACTATAATACCCTTCAATATCCAGCACTCAGGGCTCAACCCTGTGTTTCGGGAGCAAGGGAATGGGGTTCCTCTAGGTCAGGAATTGGCAAACTCAGTACTCAAGCCAGATCTGGCCAGCTGCCTACAAGCTAATAATGGTTTTTAGATGTTTAAATGGTTACATTGTAAACTGTTATATAAGTACCTGATAATatcattaattttgtttcttggCCTGCCGTGCTTAAAATATTAactctctggccctttaagaaaaaaatgtgctgacccctgctctagatcaaagaaaacaaacctcAAAAATACTTTCCTCCTTCTACCCCACTTGACCCTTGTCCCAGGGCAGTAGGCATCTCCGTCCCTACTCTTGTCCCTGGTCTGTGGTAACTTTCTCAGCTCCCCAACCCATGTCCCTCAAAGTCCCCTCCCTATAGAGCAAGAACCCACCAACTTCCCTCTGCCCCTCTTCTAGGCGGGATGTGGCTCATTTTGGGATACGAGTCTCCATCGTGGAGCCTGGCTTCTTCCGAACCCCTGTGACCAACCTGGAGAGTCTGGAGAAAACCCTGCAGGCCTGCTGGGCACGGCTACCTCCTGCCACACAGGCCCACTATGGGGGGGCCTTCCTCACCAAGTGTGAGTAGCCAAGCCCACACAGGGCACATGAAGGGAAACAAGAGTACCAGAAAGGCCAGTCCTGCAGAAGCCTGCTGGGAGGTGGGTGGGGCACCCAGGGCAGGGTTGAGGGTGAATGGGATGCCACAAGAGTGCCCAGGCCATGTGGAACCTGCCCACTCCCCACACTGAGGAGGGGACTGAGGGTGACAAGCCCAGCGCCCCAGAAGACAGTAACTAAGATGGGCTGGAGTGGGGAAGGGAAACTGATTGCAACCACCTATGGGGTGCAGACCTGAAAATGCAACAGCGCATCATGAACCTGATCTGTGACCCGGACCTAACCAAGGTGAGCCAATGCCTGGAGCATGCCCTGACTGCTCGACACCCCCGAACCCGCTacagcccaggctgggatgcCAAGCTGCTCTGGCTGCCTGCCTCCTACCTGCCAGCCAGCCTGGTGGATGCTGTGCTCACCTGGATCCTTCCCAAGCCTGCCCAAGCGGTCTACTGAATCCAGCCTTCCAGCAACAGATTGTTTTTCAAGGGCAAGGACTTTATTTCTGCCCCCACCCTGGTACTGCCTGGTGCCTGCCACAAAATAAGCACTAACAAAAgtgtattgtttaaaaaataaaaagaaggtggGCAGAAATGAATGTGCCCAGTGGAAGGCTGACCCCATTTAAGTGCCAACTACTCCAAACCAACATGCTCACGGTTTGTGGCCCGTTTAGTGCCTGCAAAACAGCTAGCACCCACAGTGGGGCGCCAAGGAACTGCCTCACATCTACAGGGGCACCTCGAGGAGTGGCCATCAGAGGGCACTTTGATACGTTTCCCTTATTTTCTGAAGGGGAGTAAGGTTGCAATTCAGTGTCTGTACTGGGAATGGTCTTTATATTTCTTGGGGGAGAAGAGCAGGTGATGAAGAGGGGTCGGGGCCACGCTAGGTGGCTTCCATGGAAGAAAAGGCAATGTTCACGTAAATTCTGCTGCTAAGGACACTGGCCACACAGGTGTCAAGGCAACTTAACCACACTTTGAAAGgagctgccgggcgcggtggcccacacctgtaatcccagcactttgggaggccgaggtgggcagatcacgaggtcaggagatcgagaccatcctggccaacatgatggaaccccgtctctactaaaaatacaaaaaattagccgggcatggtggcgggtgcctgtagtcccagctactgggaggctgaggcaggagaatggcatgaaccctggaggcagagcttgcagtgagccgagatgcgccactgcactccagcctgggcgacaaagcaagactccatctcaaaaaaaaaaggagctggaTCCCTTGAGGACTGACCAGGAAGGGAGGTGCTGGGCCCTTAGCGGTGCACAGAAGGCCAGGAAGATGTCCAAGGCAGATGTGGGCTGGGCTTTCCCAGGTGGGAcctttctggggagctgctttgaCTTACGCAGCAGATGGCTTCATGAATGTTCATAGTGAGCCTGGCAGCGTAAGACTAGGGGGCAGAAAGCACTACAGTCTCTGGATCCTCACTTCTCCCACTGCCTGTCCAACCAACACCTTCAGCAAAGTCCTCCTTTCCCAAACACCCCCCAGAATAGACCTTCTCGAAGTACACATGCAGTAAGGTCCCAGAGGACAGGCAACATGagtaaggaaaggaaggaatcaaGCATCACTCTAAGACAAACTCAGACCATTTCTCTTTTCGGTCTGAAAAAATAATCCGTTTAATTGAAAAACCTGGAGGATACTATTCCACTCCCccagatgaggaggctgaggagaccAGACCCCTACATCACCTCGTAGCCACTTCTGATACTCTTCACGAGGCAGCAGGCAAAGACAATTCCCAAAACCTAGAAGGAaagatggggatggggatggggatggagaGGAGTCAGAAGGGCCAGCTACCCAAGACCCATGCAAGAGACTCCAAACACACACTCCCAGGTCAGTACCTCCTGCTCAGTACCCTCCTCCCCTCGGCCCCTATCCTCCAGGTACCCTGGATTGAGTCCCAGCCCTCTCTCAGGGTTATCTCTTACCTCGACAAAAGCAATTCCAAGAGCTGCTGCAGCCACCACCAGCACATTTTTCCGCAGCCAGCCCCCAATCTTCTCCACACAGCCCTGAAGGGTGGCAGGCACAAAGGATAAAAGCACCATCAGAAACTTCCCACCCCAATCCCCCTCCCCTGGTCCATCAGTCTCTTCCGTGCCCCGGTACCTTTCACCCCACCCTTACCATTTCCAGatcccctccccatccctgacGCTGTCCACCTCCATCCTGGGTCTCTTGCCTTCTAAAACATTTCCCAGGTTTCCCAAGTCCCAGTTTCCTCCCTACCTCCTTATGGATCGCCTTCTCGTTGAAATTAATCCCACAGCCCACAGTGACATTAATGCAGCAGGAGTCAGGGACTCGGTTCTTCGACATGGAAGggattttctcccaatctgtgtaGTTAGCAGCCCCACAGCACTTAAACTGGGGGAGGGAAGAAATATGGAGAAGGGTGTTAAGTGAACCTTCACCATCAATATggagatgagatttttttttttttttttttttttttgagacagacttgctctgttgcccagactggagtgtggtggcttgatctcagctcactgcaacctctgcctcctgggttcaagcgattctcctgccccacctcctgggcagcagggattacaggcactcaccaccacacctggctaatttttgtatttttagttgagacagggtttcgccatgttggccaggctagtctcaaacttctgacctcaggtgatctgcccacctcggcctccaaaagtgctgagattacaggtgtgagccaccacacccagccttggaGATGAGAATTCTCTATTCCCATCACCCCTGCTCCCAGCAACCCCACTCACATCTGCCTGCATCCTGTCCAGGATCGAAGCAGTGTGGTTGTTTTTCGGGTAATTCTCCATCTGCTGCCGGAAGTTGTTATTAAACTCTGACATCACCTGAGGGTACGGAGGAGCACTGCTGCCGTCAGAATTCAAGCACCTGGGTCCCAgaccaggctgaggcaggccctTCCCGTTATTCCCTGCTTACCTTATCTCTAAACACATAGCCAGCAATGGCTGCAGCCACCTCCACCAACATGATAAGAGACAGAAAGATGGCAAACTGCAGGAGCAAAGGACAGGAGTCAGGTTTGGAGTCTATGCATTACAGGGGCCCGTTCTGGCATAGCCGGTCCCTGGACACTCACAAAGGTCTTCCTTACCCACCCACCTCACCTCACCCACCTTCCTGAGCCCCAACCAAGTTGCTCTGGCAGTCCCAGACCACCCATGTTGGTCCTGCCTCCCACTCACCGTGATCATAAGACAATAGTTCTCCTTGCAGGCCCCACAGCAGCCCACAAAGGCCACGAGGAAGAGGAAGACACCCACTGCGATGATGACCACAGGCAAGAGAGAGCCAGGGGTAGCCCCCTGGATTATGGTCTGACTCAGGACAAGCTGTGCCCCGACACCCACAGCAATCAGTCCCACTGCACAGGCCTAAGAGGAAGGCAGGTGAGGATTAGGCCTGATCCACAACACAGTGGTCCTCCATGGTGGAGGGCAAGGGGTACACCTAGGACACAGACGTGACCTCATCCGGAGGACAGATTCTCACACCTCCAGGGAACTTCTTTGGCTGTAGGGAAGGGGGATGACCCATCCTtgcctccccccacctccccagctctTCAATCAGGGACGTGACCAAATTCAAAGACCTCCCAGAAAGCCTTGACCC carries:
- the BLOC1S1 gene encoding biogenesis of lysosome-related organelles complex 1 subunit 1, coding for MTPGSRGERSSFRSWRGPGVPSPQPDVTMLSRLLKEHQAKQNERKELQEKRRREAITAATCLTEALVDHLNVGVAQAYMNQRKLDHEVKTLQVQAAQFAKQTGQWIGMVENFNQALKEIGDVENWARSIELDMRTIATALEYVYKGQLQSAPS
- the RDH5 gene encoding retinol dehydrogenase 5, whose protein sequence is MWLPLLLGALLWAVLWLLRDRQSLPASDAFVFITGCDSGFGRLLALQLDQRGFRVLASCLTPSGAEDLQRVASSRLHATLLDITDPQSVQQAAKWVETHVKEAGLFGLVNNAGVAGIIGPTPWLTRDDFQRVLNVNTMGPIGVTLALLPLLQQARGRVINITSVLGRLAANGGGYCVSKFGLEAFSDSLRRDVAHFGIRVSIVEPGFFRTPVTNLESLEKTLQACWARLPPATQAHYGGAFLTKYLKMQQRIMNLICDPDLTKVSQCLEHALTARHPRTRYSPGWDAKLLWLPASYLPASLVDAVLTWILPKPAQAVY
- the CD63 gene encoding CD63 antigen produces the protein MAVEGGMKCVKFLLYVLLLAFCACAVGLIAVGVGAQLVLSQTIIQGATPGSLLPVVIIAVGVFLFLVAFVGCCGACKENYCLMITFAIFLSLIMLVEVAAAIAGYVFRDKVMSEFNNNFRQQMENYPKNNHTASILDRMQADFKCCGAANYTDWEKIPSMSKNRVPDSCCINVTVGCGINFNEKAIHKEGCVEKIGGWLRKNVLVVAAAALGIAFVEVLGIVFACCLVKSIRSGYEVM